Proteins encoded in a region of the Haloglomus salinum genome:
- a CDS encoding TATA-box-binding protein yields the protein MSELKIVSIVATGKINREFELEAIANDIDSHSCSYSKKDSPGLYIKFYEDSPTITIYRTGSCNIRGATSEEELYKNKSILEDRLSDLGIREEVSEFTITNIVFTSDLEQDLDLNKLAIKLGLEDVEYEPEQFPGLVYRLDQGVILIFSSGKLVLTGFTNAESATKALSTLSANLTNV from the coding sequence ATGAGTGAGTTAAAAATTGTTAGCATAGTTGCTACAGGAAAAATCAATAGAGAATTTGAGCTCGAGGCTATTGCAAACGATATAGATTCTCACTCGTGTAGCTATTCAAAGAAAGATTCTCCCGGGTTATATATAAAATTCTATGAAGATTCCCCAACTATTACAATCTACCGAACTGGTTCCTGCAACATCCGAGGCGCAACCTCTGAAGAAGAACTATATAAAAACAAATCAATATTAGAAGACAGATTATCGGATTTGGGAATCAGAGAAGAAGTATCTGAATTTACAATTACAAATATAGTATTCACATCAGATTTAGAACAAGATTTGGATCTCAATAAGCTGGCTATCAAATTGGGATTAGAAGATGTAGAGTATGAACCCGAGCAATTCCCAGGATTAGTATATCGACTTGATCAAGGTGTTATCCTGATTTTCTCCTCTGGTAAATTGGTACTTACAGGGTTCACCAACGCTGAGAGTGCCACAAAAGCGCTCAGTACGCTATCT
- a CDS encoding Eco57I restriction-modification methylase domain-containing protein encodes MQSALTYRTNRDLFSNYYLNEHLPKTEPWNEVPDDEVESAMEDIRDLYQAEADRVEGYNEAQLERELIRPVFERLGITFEIEETVERGQRRPDYAFFRSQESKEAAHERRDEGGDFYEEAIAVADAKRWGRKLDTRGKRERDFENPSYQIHVYLQETPATWAVLTNGQKWRLYYGPTSHRLDSYYEIDLPTLLEEGDTEAFRYFYLFFRRQAFVEESDGDCFLDDVYDESSTFAEALGEDLQDNIYEAIRVLAEGFLEYNDDLGEEDLERIHDSSLIYLYRLIFVLYAESEGRDLLPTDNDIYSDSYSLNDLKRTVADNLEDSQDHYLAWKTDLWNRLGELFDLINEGSQSRGIPEDQLYIPAYNGGLFRTNPDPDDSEEALFLASHEAPDSHLAEVVDLLTRREADEGDGKVFVDYSSLDIRHLGSIYEGLLEYQLNVAHEPKAVEAGEYVSADSDSEVVVNEGDVYLTTDSGERKATGSYYTPEYVVEYIVEETLGPIVDDIRGSLVGQSAFDEGGFAEEFAEEVFDLKILDPAMGSGHFLTSAIDYLAREIIDAQERQAAQQGIETVDEEHDINWARRQVAQRCIYGVDLNPLAVELAKVSLWLRTLAAEQPLAFLDHHLKTGNSLVGSDIETVLDNGDPDNGTEEGQLTLQESFDRTRRQALEHVTNQFEDLLAIDNETLDDIKEMETVYDEVRDDPLYQHLIAMANVHTAERFGLDVPADAYERMAEALRDDSWEKIERYDWYQSAEAMAKDQQFFHWELEFPIAFYEQDGDRQDHGGFDVVLGNPPYGDILDTRAKKYCRAQGMGFESERADIFTAFVALPDRILRAAGTWSYIIPNTPLKGKQYEAFRRVNSQRYSIEEIVDFGEHHVFNEEIFTMILTASNMRPSENYNATLVEGDEAEISDEGYSIPIEARASQPWRVVDRVEGKITELDEIVELEPSICTCHDAGIDYKVSGQGWQNRGEGTKISDLIMYEGEQENEEDHRYVGGGEIERYRIEPENKWLRHDYDSFVEGDIVIQVYPEYTEVSEKLLTRQTAETLIGAIDTNELYTAKSVHTTLLNDERYDLWYVLALINSAVLRYVYRSRSGEEDRTFAQVRIHELRDLPIRAINFDGEPNERSELVAELEEEIREARSVGDVISKIKQREVHDVVLHDLLAILARIRSEETEDKSGLNLALLDYLGIPSDELPQAKAGETLEDLQMPVAGVADTPLTKTTDEYEGLRIEGVSFADEGGRLVLSVSLSYKIDEEDPRETDRWNRLAESEFETYEAMAFVGLSEAEETLLREFVPVAIEEDDGFAGFRQGATKTNSPLDRLKDLTLPDIGEVQTGLEQYIKVRERADDLDEKIEKIDQLINEIVYDLYKLTDEEIEIVESAVRDD; translated from the coding sequence ATGCAATCGGCACTCACCTACCGCACGAACCGCGACCTGTTCTCGAACTACTACCTGAACGAACACCTCCCGAAGACCGAGCCCTGGAACGAGGTTCCGGACGACGAGGTCGAGTCCGCCATGGAGGACATCCGCGACCTCTACCAGGCGGAGGCGGACCGCGTGGAGGGCTACAACGAGGCGCAACTGGAGCGCGAACTCATCCGTCCCGTGTTCGAACGGCTGGGGATCACCTTCGAGATCGAGGAGACGGTCGAGCGCGGGCAGCGGCGACCGGACTACGCGTTCTTCCGGAGCCAGGAGAGCAAAGAGGCTGCCCACGAGCGGCGAGACGAGGGCGGTGACTTCTACGAGGAGGCCATCGCCGTCGCCGACGCCAAACGCTGGGGCCGGAAGCTGGACACCCGGGGCAAGCGCGAGCGCGACTTCGAGAATCCCAGCTATCAGATCCACGTCTACCTCCAGGAGACCCCCGCGACCTGGGCGGTGCTGACCAACGGCCAGAAGTGGCGGCTCTACTACGGCCCCACGAGTCACCGCCTAGACTCGTACTACGAGATCGATCTGCCGACGCTACTGGAGGAGGGCGATACCGAGGCGTTCCGGTACTTCTACCTCTTCTTCCGGCGGCAGGCCTTCGTCGAGGAGTCCGACGGCGACTGCTTCCTCGACGATGTATACGACGAGAGCAGTACGTTCGCCGAGGCACTCGGGGAGGACCTGCAGGACAACATCTACGAGGCCATCCGCGTGCTGGCCGAGGGGTTCCTCGAGTACAACGACGACCTCGGGGAGGAGGACCTCGAACGCATCCACGACAGTTCGCTCATCTACCTGTATCGACTCATCTTCGTCCTGTACGCCGAGAGCGAGGGCCGTGACCTCCTCCCGACGGACAACGACATCTACAGCGACAGTTACAGTCTGAACGACCTGAAGCGAACCGTCGCCGATAACCTCGAGGACTCGCAGGATCACTACCTCGCCTGGAAGACGGACCTCTGGAACCGCCTGGGAGAACTGTTCGACCTCATCAACGAGGGGAGCCAGTCCCGGGGGATTCCGGAGGATCAGCTCTACATTCCAGCGTACAACGGTGGGCTATTCCGGACGAACCCGGACCCCGACGACAGCGAGGAGGCGCTCTTCCTCGCCAGCCACGAGGCCCCGGACTCCCACCTTGCCGAGGTGGTCGACCTGCTGACCCGCCGCGAAGCGGACGAGGGTGACGGCAAGGTCTTCGTGGATTACTCCTCGCTGGACATCCGTCATCTGGGTAGCATCTACGAGGGGTTGCTCGAATACCAGCTGAACGTCGCACACGAGCCGAAGGCCGTGGAGGCCGGCGAGTACGTGAGTGCCGACAGTGACTCCGAAGTCGTGGTGAACGAGGGCGATGTATACTTGACCACTGACTCTGGCGAACGGAAGGCGACAGGGTCGTACTACACTCCGGAGTACGTCGTCGAGTACATCGTCGAGGAAACGCTCGGACCGATTGTCGACGACATCCGGGGGAGTCTCGTTGGCCAAAGTGCGTTCGACGAAGGAGGATTCGCTGAGGAGTTCGCTGAGGAGGTGTTCGACCTCAAAATCCTGGACCCCGCCATGGGCAGCGGCCACTTCCTGACGAGCGCTATCGACTACCTCGCCCGTGAAATTATCGACGCTCAGGAGCGGCAGGCCGCCCAGCAGGGTATCGAAACCGTCGACGAGGAACACGACATCAACTGGGCCCGCCGGCAGGTCGCGCAGCGCTGCATCTACGGCGTGGACCTGAATCCGCTGGCGGTCGAACTGGCGAAGGTGTCGCTATGGCTTCGGACGCTCGCCGCCGAGCAACCGCTTGCCTTCCTCGACCATCATCTCAAGACGGGGAACTCGCTGGTTGGCAGCGACATTGAGACGGTGCTTGACAACGGCGACCCTGACAACGGGACCGAAGAAGGTCAGCTAACCTTGCAAGAGTCGTTCGACCGCACGCGGCGGCAGGCCTTAGAGCACGTCACCAACCAGTTCGAGGACCTGCTCGCTATCGACAACGAGACACTGGACGACATCAAGGAGATGGAGACCGTCTACGACGAGGTACGCGACGACCCACTTTATCAGCACCTCATTGCCATGGCGAACGTCCATACCGCCGAGCGGTTCGGGCTGGACGTGCCCGCTGATGCCTACGAACGCATGGCAGAGGCCCTGCGGGATGACTCTTGGGAGAAAATCGAAAGATATGATTGGTATCAGTCGGCGGAGGCGATGGCCAAAGACCAGCAATTCTTCCACTGGGAACTGGAGTTCCCGATAGCGTTCTACGAGCAGGATGGAGATCGACAGGATCATGGTGGATTTGATGTGGTACTCGGGAACCCACCGTACGGGGATATTCTCGATACGCGGGCGAAAAAATACTGTCGAGCTCAAGGGATGGGATTCGAGAGCGAACGTGCCGATATCTTCACTGCATTCGTTGCGCTTCCTGACCGAATCCTGAGAGCGGCTGGCACATGGAGCTATATCATACCAAATACTCCGCTGAAAGGAAAGCAGTACGAGGCATTTCGTCGAGTAAACTCCCAGCGATATTCGATAGAGGAGATTGTGGATTTTGGTGAGCATCATGTATTCAACGAGGAGATATTCACGATGATACTCACCGCATCTAACATGCGTCCATCTGAAAATTATAACGCTACGCTCGTCGAGGGAGACGAAGCAGAGATTTCTGATGAAGGATACTCTATTCCCATAGAGGCACGAGCTTCACAGCCATGGCGTGTTGTCGATCGGGTCGAGGGGAAAATTACTGAGTTAGATGAGATAGTCGAGCTTGAGCCGTCGATATGTACCTGTCACGATGCCGGTATCGATTATAAAGTAAGTGGACAAGGCTGGCAGAATCGAGGTGAGGGGACGAAGATCTCTGATCTCATCATGTATGAGGGTGAACAGGAAAACGAGGAGGATCACCGCTACGTTGGTGGTGGTGAAATCGAGCGATACCGTATCGAACCGGAGAACAAGTGGCTGCGTCACGACTATGACTCGTTCGTCGAGGGCGATATTGTCATTCAGGTGTATCCCGAGTACACCGAGGTATCCGAGAAATTACTCACGAGACAAACGGCAGAGACACTCATCGGAGCAATCGATACCAACGAGCTATACACCGCCAAGTCAGTACATACGACTCTACTCAACGATGAGCGGTATGACCTCTGGTATGTTCTTGCACTAATTAACAGTGCGGTCCTTCGGTATGTGTACCGCTCCCGGTCAGGCGAGGAGGATCGGACCTTCGCACAGGTTCGAATCCACGAGCTTCGTGACCTCCCGATTCGGGCAATTAACTTCGACGGTGAGCCGAACGAAAGGTCCGAATTAGTAGCCGAGTTGGAAGAAGAGATAAGAGAAGCACGTTCCGTCGGGGATGTTATAAGCAAAATTAAGCAAAGAGAAGTACACGACGTTGTATTGCATGATTTGTTGGCGATACTTGCCCGAATTCGGTCCGAAGAGACCGAAGACAAATCCGGTCTTAATCTCGCGCTCCTCGACTATCTCGGAATCCCAAGTGACGAACTGCCGCAGGCGAAGGCAGGCGAAACGCTCGAAGACTTACAGATGCCGGTAGCGGGCGTCGCAGACACGCCGCTGACTAAGACTACGGATGAGTATGAAGGATTGCGTATAGAGGGGGTATCCTTCGCAGACGAGGGGGGACGACTGGTGCTGTCGGTGAGCCTGAGCTACAAGATCGACGAGGAAGACCCACGCGAGACAGACCGCTGGAACCGTCTCGCCGAATCGGAGTTCGAGACCTACGAGGCGATGGCCTTTGTCGGTCTATCGGAGGCTGAGGAGACGCTATTGCGAGAGTTCGTGCCTGTCGCCATTGAGGAAGACGACGGATTCGCGGGCTTCCGGCAGGGCGCGACTAAGACGAACTCACCGCTGGACCGGCTGAAAGACCTGACACTCCCTGACATCGGTGAGGTTCAAACTGGACTGGAGCAGTATATCAAGGTGCGTGAGCGCGCTGACGATCTGGATGAGAAAATCGAGAAAATCGACCAGCTAATCAATGAGATTGTTTACGACCTCTACAAATTGACCGACGAGGAAATTGAAATTGTCGAGTCAGCAGTTCGAGATGACTGA
- a CDS encoding helicase-related protein yields the protein MSQQETDTQQIEEGPPSDEERIARHLRKRVLEQARGDIDERVPRDFPSERFFAGALAARSSDQLDEPDDDLQSKMEPSALGSTVRVRNGSPDDALVVNVDASVWVRVYPTYEEMRNRESFVALGDRDEDDDGDELLPVFRRLELDVDPIRIPFDELADRPRHTPEVVRERANTALRDAFEDARDQALDQFDVYEVPGGEPGDDEVPAQALASEADFEGYLAERDGVPAIPDWDADLAISVMPDREDGGEDVLIVDIELTNRAIQSEADGIHTIRDPTLFEVEFELEADGNLEFVPFTFDPLPQDFRYNRDLWGHGRNCTVVAPDEHETLRDGRTPGRRAPEADPSADRLETRYVPQYRQLVYESADRGVDPRFDDLSDLDGGGLEVLDDVHRSMQRYLEEDYPAALDQYRERDDWDDDPETGDLADFIEDRKAFEREIARFERGIRCLRQHPETVGRAFECMNETMDRMHDFDSWRLFQLVFIVTQVPDVTAREHDGWDEVEWRNNDTDDRAEEADSALEVVDVLWFPTGGGKTEAFLGVAVWNMFFDRIRGKDFGVTAWTRFPLRLLSLQQLQRMSETIMYADLVRREQPDIGEHPSRSFSVGYLVGKKNTPNQLTGYNNDNYSRYRNDRSLREDAKVVPSCPACDAPVEMRVTDDDHRLAHVCTGSSFDCPWQARDVDPQEPYDEDELPVHVVDNELYRYAPTILAGTIDKITAIGYQRKVAHLLTGEMDCKCPIHGFASLGECTEKYGCEIDRDEFEELATPVEPYDPAPSLMVPDELHLLEESVGSFDGHYETGVDALQDLVDAGTTKIIAPTATITAYEDQVHHLFMRSAERFPAPGPYLRENFYARERAETQRYYIGLVPHGKTHINSIIDLLYYFHEEVQTLLREALENPEALLTGAVLEGTDTDQPLETDRVDEVISMLTLYSTSLTYLLSKKDGDRLDQSIVSQLEAYLKRDDRPSLTAKRLTGGTPFEAVQDILDTLEEPWDEEQDEDLLEGLIEQDLVADGTSEEVLELRNLLERSLDEEDGEVDNDQFRVELRRMSAETREGLAWLLASRLNAITATSMISHGVDVERFNMMVFFGMPRQTAEYIQSSSRAGRTFPGLVFNVAHPIRERDLSHYHFFEKYHEFLDRLVEPVAINRWAKNSVKRTHPGLMMGLLLNHYMYNGDYGNLYFGDQAEEFANSIDEEELADQIAGMYGDDDSHEEFMQDADDLTRAALSQLRLDDSQWTSGRLPRDPMRSLRDVDEQLPIRPEYRDNDIFESFNNR from the coding sequence ATGTCACAGCAAGAAACCGATACGCAGCAGATCGAGGAGGGACCGCCGTCAGACGAGGAGCGAATCGCTCGCCACCTGCGGAAGCGGGTGCTCGAGCAGGCTCGCGGCGACATCGACGAGCGCGTCCCCCGAGACTTCCCGAGCGAGCGGTTCTTCGCGGGCGCGCTCGCAGCCCGGAGCAGCGACCAGCTGGATGAGCCGGACGACGACCTGCAGTCCAAGATGGAGCCGAGCGCTCTGGGCTCCACGGTCAGGGTACGTAACGGCTCCCCTGATGACGCCCTCGTCGTCAACGTCGACGCGAGCGTCTGGGTCCGCGTGTATCCGACATACGAGGAGATGCGGAACCGGGAGTCGTTCGTGGCCCTCGGCGACCGCGACGAGGACGATGACGGCGACGAGCTGCTCCCCGTGTTCCGTCGGCTAGAACTCGATGTCGACCCGATCCGCATCCCGTTCGACGAGCTCGCCGACCGCCCGCGGCATACCCCCGAGGTCGTCAGGGAGCGCGCGAACACCGCCCTGCGTGACGCCTTCGAGGACGCCCGCGACCAGGCGCTCGACCAGTTCGATGTGTACGAGGTCCCCGGTGGAGAACCGGGTGACGACGAGGTACCGGCACAGGCGCTCGCCAGCGAGGCGGACTTCGAGGGGTATCTCGCCGAGCGGGATGGCGTCCCCGCGATTCCTGACTGGGACGCCGACCTCGCCATCTCGGTGATGCCCGACCGCGAGGACGGCGGTGAGGACGTGCTCATCGTCGATATCGAGCTGACGAACCGGGCCATCCAGTCGGAGGCGGACGGGATCCACACGATCCGCGACCCGACACTCTTCGAAGTCGAGTTCGAGCTCGAGGCCGACGGCAACCTCGAGTTCGTCCCGTTCACGTTCGACCCGCTGCCACAGGACTTCCGGTACAACCGAGACCTCTGGGGGCACGGTCGGAACTGCACGGTCGTCGCTCCTGACGAACACGAGACGTTGCGGGACGGGCGTACTCCAGGTCGGCGGGCACCCGAGGCCGACCCGTCCGCCGACCGGCTCGAGACCCGGTACGTCCCACAGTACCGGCAGCTGGTGTACGAGTCCGCGGACAGGGGTGTCGATCCCCGGTTCGACGACCTCTCCGACCTCGACGGCGGTGGACTGGAGGTTCTGGATGATGTCCACCGCTCGATGCAGCGGTACCTCGAGGAGGACTACCCGGCGGCGCTCGACCAGTACCGGGAACGGGATGACTGGGACGACGACCCCGAGACCGGTGACCTGGCGGACTTCATCGAGGACCGCAAGGCGTTCGAGCGCGAGATCGCGCGGTTCGAGCGCGGTATCCGTTGCCTGCGACAGCATCCGGAAACCGTCGGGCGCGCGTTCGAGTGCATGAACGAGACGATGGACCGGATGCACGACTTCGACTCCTGGCGTCTGTTCCAGCTCGTGTTCATCGTCACGCAGGTCCCCGACGTGACCGCTCGCGAGCACGACGGCTGGGACGAGGTCGAGTGGCGCAACAATGATACCGACGACAGGGCAGAGGAGGCCGACTCCGCGCTCGAGGTTGTCGATGTCCTCTGGTTCCCGACGGGCGGTGGCAAGACCGAGGCGTTCCTCGGTGTCGCGGTCTGGAACATGTTTTTCGACCGCATCCGGGGGAAGGACTTCGGGGTGACTGCCTGGACGCGGTTCCCGCTGCGGCTGCTGTCGCTCCAGCAGCTCCAGCGGATGTCCGAGACCATCATGTACGCTGACCTCGTCCGCCGGGAACAGCCAGACATCGGCGAGCATCCGTCTCGCTCGTTCTCTGTCGGATACCTCGTCGGCAAGAAGAACACCCCCAATCAGCTCACAGGGTACAACAACGACAACTACTCCCGGTACAGGAACGACCGCTCGCTCCGCGAGGATGCCAAGGTCGTCCCCTCCTGTCCGGCCTGCGACGCCCCGGTCGAGATGCGGGTGACGGACGACGACCATCGGCTCGCCCACGTGTGTACGGGCTCGTCGTTCGACTGCCCGTGGCAGGCGCGGGATGTCGACCCACAGGAACCCTACGATGAGGACGAGCTACCGGTCCACGTCGTGGACAACGAACTCTACCGGTACGCTCCGACCATCCTCGCCGGCACCATCGACAAGATCACCGCGATCGGCTACCAGCGAAAGGTGGCCCATCTGCTGACCGGCGAGATGGACTGCAAGTGCCCCATCCACGGGTTCGCCAGCCTCGGCGAGTGCACGGAGAAGTACGGCTGCGAGATCGACCGGGACGAGTTCGAGGAACTCGCGACCCCTGTCGAACCATACGATCCCGCACCCTCGCTGATGGTGCCCGACGAGCTCCACCTGCTCGAGGAGAGCGTGGGGAGCTTCGACGGCCACTACGAGACCGGTGTCGACGCGCTCCAGGACCTCGTGGACGCTGGCACCACCAAGATCATCGCTCCGACGGCGACGATCACGGCGTACGAGGACCAGGTTCACCACCTGTTCATGCGCTCTGCCGAGCGGTTCCCGGCTCCGGGGCCGTACCTGCGGGAGAACTTCTACGCCCGGGAGCGAGCGGAGACGCAGCGCTACTACATCGGGCTGGTGCCCCACGGGAAGACCCACATCAACTCGATCATCGACCTGCTCTACTACTTCCACGAGGAGGTCCAGACGCTGCTCCGTGAGGCCCTCGAGAACCCCGAGGCGCTCCTGACCGGCGCCGTACTTGAGGGGACGGATACCGACCAGCCACTCGAGACCGACCGCGTCGACGAGGTCATCTCGATGCTGACGCTGTACAGCACGAGCCTGACATATCTCCTCTCGAAGAAGGACGGCGACCGGCTCGACCAGTCCATCGTCTCCCAGCTCGAGGCCTACCTCAAGCGCGATGATCGGCCATCGCTAACGGCGAAGCGGCTCACCGGAGGAACACCCTTCGAGGCCGTCCAGGACATCCTCGACACGCTCGAGGAACCCTGGGACGAGGAGCAGGACGAGGACCTGCTGGAGGGGCTTATCGAGCAGGACCTCGTCGCCGACGGAACTTCCGAGGAGGTTCTCGAACTTCGGAATCTGCTCGAACGGAGTCTCGACGAGGAGGACGGGGAGGTCGACAACGACCAGTTCCGGGTCGAGCTCCGCCGCATGTCGGCCGAGACTCGCGAGGGGCTGGCCTGGCTGCTCGCCAGCAGGCTCAACGCCATCACCGCCACGAGCATGATCAGCCACGGCGTCGACGTGGAGCGGTTCAACATGATGGTGTTCTTCGGGATGCCCCGGCAGACTGCCGAGTACATCCAGTCGAGCTCGCGTGCGGGACGTACCTTCCCCGGGCTGGTATTCAACGTCGCCCACCCCATCCGCGAACGTGACCTGAGCCACTACCACTTCTTCGAGAAGTACCACGAGTTCCTCGACCGGCTCGTCGAGCCCGTGGCGATCAACCGGTGGGCCAAGAACAGCGTCAAGCGGACCCATCCTGGGCTGATGATGGGGCTGCTGCTCAACCACTACATGTACAACGGCGACTACGGGAACCTCTACTTCGGCGACCAGGCCGAGGAGTTCGCCAACTCCATCGACGAGGAGGAGCTGGCTGATCAGATCGCCGGGATGTACGGCGACGACGACAGCCACGAGGAGTTCATGCAGGATGCCGACGACCTGACCCGGGCGGCACTGTCACAGCTCCGGCTCGACGACTCCCAGTGGACCAGCGGCCGGCTTCCGCGTGATCCGATGCGAAGCCTCCGCGACGTTGACGAGCAGCTTCCGATCCGGCCCGAGTACAGGGACAATGACATCTTCGAGAGCTTCAACAACAGGTGA
- a CDS encoding phospholipase D-like domain-containing protein codes for MPDDISRFDRALAIADILDHDEHLVQEVEGHLLVAAGRSETISPAIIARETSLEREEASDLFRQLDEQGAVLRDSYQAPVVETNYRVRASSVRAAFDTVRNAVATIAAYQDRVPRAEVTPLVTFPDDPSFDATTPAEFGMEGLMSTLVSAVKDSSEEIVLLSPFFEQTGFGRLADVLLDALGRGVELTVVTRYLGDSSSHNHSVIQDFVTRARERGVAKGLKTVDYTVWADDVPASDRNQEGENPAFTLHAKVMVFDRTSAYVGSANVTDYGFGRYLELGVLLGGPPVKQVSELCNFLLESDAATTVSL; via the coding sequence ATGCCCGACGACATCTCTCGCTTTGACCGGGCACTCGCGATTGCAGACATTCTGGACCATGACGAGCACCTGGTTCAGGAAGTCGAGGGGCATCTGCTGGTGGCTGCAGGCCGGTCAGAAACCATCTCTCCTGCCATAATTGCTCGTGAAACATCCCTCGAACGAGAAGAGGCAAGCGACCTGTTCAGACAACTTGATGAACAGGGTGCTGTCCTGCGAGATTCGTATCAAGCGCCGGTGGTGGAGACGAACTACCGTGTCCGGGCCAGCTCGGTACGTGCAGCATTTGACACCGTTCGAAACGCTGTTGCAACCATAGCTGCGTACCAGGATCGAGTTCCCCGGGCAGAGGTAACTCCTCTGGTGACTTTCCCAGATGACCCCTCGTTCGATGCCACTACGCCGGCTGAATTCGGGATGGAGGGGCTGATGTCGACCCTCGTGTCGGCAGTAAAAGATTCGTCCGAGGAAATCGTGCTCCTGTCTCCGTTTTTCGAGCAGACCGGTTTCGGCCGCCTCGCAGACGTCCTGCTTGATGCCCTCGGGCGGGGGGTGGAACTGACAGTCGTGACACGATATCTCGGTGACTCATCATCGCACAACCACTCTGTCATTCAGGATTTTGTGACCCGGGCTCGCGAGCGTGGGGTCGCCAAGGGGCTCAAGACGGTCGATTATACTGTCTGGGCCGATGATGTCCCCGCGAGTGACCGGAATCAGGAGGGAGAGAATCCAGCCTTCACTCTGCACGCCAAGGTGATGGTGTTCGACCGAACGTCTGCGTACGTCGGCAGTGCTAACGTCACTGATTACGGATTTGGGAGGTATCTGGAACTCGGAGTCCTCCTCGGGGGGCCTCCAGTAAAACAGGTTTCGGAGCTCTGCAACTTTCTGCTGGAATCCGATGCAGCGACGACTGTCTCTCTGTGA